One Bacteroidales bacterium genomic window carries:
- a CDS encoding sensor histidine kinase has translation LCKEFVEVHGGKIWVESEPGKGSDFHFTMPL, from the coding sequence TCCTTTGCAAAGAATTTGTTGAAGTACACGGTGGTAAAATATGGGTAGAAAGTGAGCCGGGAAAGGGAAGCGATTTTCATTTTACAATGCCGTTGTGA